Within Paenibacillus sabinae T27, the genomic segment TCGGTATTTCGATTCCGGATGTTGTATCGGTCATCTACCGGGATACGGCGGTCGACAACCTGACTGTGATTCTGTATGTGCTGGCTATCACGGCTCTGCTGATTGCACTTCGTTTCGTCTGGGTGTGGTTGATCTGCCTGAGGAGCGCGCGCTTTAAGAACGGGGGCAAGCCTTCGATGAAGTCGCGGATTATTACCTCTATTTCGGGCGTGCGAGGTGCGGTTACTCTGGCCGGCGCTTTCTCTATTCCGCTTGTGCTGGACGACGGATCGCCGTTCCCGGAGCGGGACCTGATTATCTTTTTGGCGGCGGGTGTTATACTGTCTTCCCTGATCATTGCCAGCGTCCTGCTTCCGCTTATCGCCCGCAGGGAGGAGGACAGTCGTGAAGAATCGGAGCAGGCGGCCAAGTCGCAAATTGTGGAGAACTGCAAGGCGATAGTCCGTGGCGGGACGGCAGAGAAGAATCGTGTCGACGCTGTTCCAGCTGTTCCGGGACTCCCGGGTACGTTCCCGGCGCTGCAGGAAATACAGAACAAGCTGATGATTACAAGTCCGGATGACAAATATGGCAAGGAGTGCGCACTCAAAGCGCGGTTGACCGGGCTGCAGGCTGAGCGGCGGGAGCTGAGCGGGCTTATTGAAGGCGGGTCCATCTCTTCCGAGGCGGGGCAAGCGATGATGGAGCTGCTGGATCACAAGGAAGCGCTGCTGACGAGAGGACTCGATTCACAGCTCAGACTGTCGCTAGAGAAACTGGGCCGGATGTTCTCCGGAATATTCTCGAAGCCGCTGCAAGAAACCGGCCGTTCCCGCCCTCTTCCGGTCGGAGGCATCCGGGAAGCCAAGATCGGGATGTGCCGCGCCGCGATCGGCGCCATCCAGGAAGAGATGAACGAGGATAACCGGGAAGGTTACGGAAGCGTGGCAAAGCGTTACGGCTTGCTGATAGACCGTCTGAAGCACGACCAGGGCGGAAATGGAGCGGAGCATGAGGAAGGCCGCCAGCTGGAATTGAAGCTCGAAGCCATTCAGGAGCAGCGCGATACGGTGCAGAGGATGTTTGAGGACGGGACGCTGGGCCGCCAGGCCACCGCCGAGCTCCGCTGGTTTGTTGATGAACTGGAGTTGGCCATTTGGGAGGATTAAAGATGAACTGCGAAGAGCTGTCTTTCGCCGAAATCGGGGAAGAGCATTTGGCTGAGGCGACAGATATATATAATTATTATGTGCTGAATACGACCGTGTCGTTTCACACCAAGCAGCTGACTATACAGGAAATGAGACGGAACATGCTGACCGACGACCCCCGGTTTAAATCCTATGCGGTCATGCAGGACGAGGAAATGCAGGGCTATGTTTTGATAGCAAGACACAAGAGCAAGCAGGCTTATGACGTAACGGGTGAAATCAGCGTATACCTGAAGCCGGAGTGTACGGGGAAAAAATTCGGAAGGCCGGCATTGGCCTTTATCGAGCGGATGGCCGCGGAACAAGGATTTCAT encodes:
- a CDS encoding Na+/H+ antiporter, with product METFIAVLVLLGLIGLSKIVNRFIPFVPVPLIQIGFGVVTAAFPWGIHLALEPELFFVLFIAPLLFNDGRRTPRAELWNLRAPILLLALGLVFATVLVAGYTIHWMIPTIPLAAAFALAAILSPTDAVAVSALAGRAGRVQLPKSVHRVLEGESLMNDASGLVAFKFAVAAAVTGVFSLSQAIGSFILIAAGGLLAGAVLSFLLIRLSVFIRRFGMEDVTVHVLLQILTPFLIYLVSEELGVSGILAVVAGGIVHAIEKDRTDSPQYKLQLVSASIWSVLLFILNGMVFLILGISIPDVVSVIYRDTAVDNLTVILYVLAITALLIALRFVWVWLICLRSARFKNGGKPSMKSRIITSISGVRGAVTLAGAFSIPLVLDDGSPFPERDLIIFLAAGVILSSLIIASVLLPLIARREEDSREESEQAAKSQIVENCKAIVRGGTAEKNRVDAVPAVPGLPGTFPALQEIQNKLMITSPDDKYGKECALKARLTGLQAERRELSGLIEGGSISSEAGQAMMELLDHKEALLTRGLDSQLRLSLEKLGRMFSGIFSKPLQETGRSRPLPVGGIREAKIGMCRAAIGAIQEEMNEDNREGYGSVAKRYGLLIDRLKHDQGGNGAEHEEGRQLELKLEAIQEQRDTVQRMFEDGTLGRQATAELRWFVDELELAIWED
- a CDS encoding GNAT family N-acetyltransferase is translated as MNCEELSFAEIGEEHLAEATDIYNYYVLNTTVSFHTKQLTIQEMRRNMLTDDPRFKSYAVMQDEEMQGYVLIARHKSKQAYDVTGEISVYLKPECTGKKFGRPALAFIERMAAEQGFHTLVATVCSENGPSRSFFESSGYEQSAYYREIGRKFGRWLDIVVYQKRVGA